A stretch of DNA from Montipora capricornis isolate CH-2021 chromosome 1, ASM3666992v2, whole genome shotgun sequence:
ggtcgagcgccaaaagttctcgctcctgattggctgagcgtacgtcttccacattcagttggtgcttctgtttgagcaaaacaacttcgtcttcatcgaagtttcttttaattcgcgctgcattcgccgaaaaggcataaagattaagaactagctttaaaagatgatctggaatttgaattttcgagtgacaagaagaagggcaagggatttttttcatgaaaagcttaaaacttggatcgacttacatggcgcccggcgtagcgggattgtgtggttgaaaaacaaaatgattcctttcgtcaagcgCTTtaagtttaccacgacatcttgcagctcaacgaaaaaggtcacagaacaatttgccattgacgggagaaacgagtagctcaaatttggtggatttctttggacaaaccgtttgctatgtttacggatgcgtatttgcaagtggtaaaaacctctacagcacaggtgaataaaataaattgaagcttaacatttggtctaatcgttgttactgttgttcaggaatgaaactcgtattttcctctcgagtggatgtaaataacaatcatctatactcgttttggacgcaaagaacaagttgacttgcttgtctgtttgtcagttgttttgcttccgagcgaacgagtgttttaactccacttagctgtctgtttttcgaggtgcctcaacagtgttaagaaaattttgccctctttgttattaacaagtaatcgcaatgggtcctcgtaaaattaagtattaatatcacttgtgttttcagaagttgctgaaattgcgcGACTCgggcgcgactcgggcaatttcagcaacttctgaaaacgcgcgtgatattaatccttaattttactcggcctcatgcgattacctatacaaactaCAACAGGAACTTAACATGAGGATAGTAGGTACACGTGGTCAGTTAAAACCTTCCTCACCAAAATGTGAAACTGAAATAGATTTACCATTTGCTCTTTACTATAGTATTTACAAGTTTAAACTTGTCAGTGTTTGTCTGTGATAAATAAGGAGTACACATGTATGTGAACAAGTCCTTTTCATGAAACGGCCTTAGTCAAAGAACTTAGCAAAGATTTGTCGAATATCTTTCCCACTGGTCTCATTGAATGCTACTCCATAGCCTGGGGCGCAAGTGGGAGGCTGAAACTCTCTTTCATAATTGTATGCTTCTTTAAGCTTTTCTTCTGAGAGTGTTTCACTGTGTACCTCACAGTAATTATGTAAGACAAATCAAGCGAATATATCATTGGGAAGGTCGTCCAATGATATTTTCTTTGCTCGCCATAGGGCTCCCCACCGTCCTTTCAACCGGCCAAATGCACATTTAATAACCATTCTGGATGATGACACTCTGTAGCCGAAAAAACTGCTTTGTTGATGTGCTGCCACCATTTGAGAATTGCTTCATGAGATACGGAAGCAATGGGTAAGCTGGGTCCCATATGTGACTCGAGTATAGTCTTGTGGCAAGCTGGAATAGAACCATATCTTAGCATTTGCAACTTTCCTGTATCTCCCTTAATCTGACAAGTAGTAAAGAGTAACAGCCATCAAAGTTTCAACTGATATGGGACGTCTCATTCTAGTTGATTCCTCTCAAGTAGGGGCCTAAGATCTTCACAAAGTTCCATAAAGGTAGGGTGGGACATTCTGAAATCCTCTTACCACTCACTGGCTACCGTGACATTATCCATTATATTGTCCCACCAGGCACGTATTCGACCTGGCCTCACCCAAAACCGCCTCGGTCTTCGATCCTGCCGTCTACATCGTTAGTGACTAAGTGTGACTGACGTTAAACTTCTTGTGATACTAATTTGCGTTTCCTCAGAAATATTGCGGTACACAGAATAAAAATTATCGCCTGAACCTGCAACAGCATCAGGCAACCGGAGACCGCAAGCAATGTCAGCACTAGATCCTCCATTTTGGTTTTACAGCAAATTCAAAAGATCGCAGTAggaaaaatatccggattcgaGAGAAAATCGTTTGCTCGACAAAACTCTCCGGATTCAAAAGTCTTCGGATTCAAAGTTCTCACTTTAAATTCCAGATTCAAAATCTCCGGAGAGATGACCAAACCGGGAGTTTTTATTTCGGATTCGTCCTCTTATGAGTAAACGGCAAAATCAATCCGGTACTAAAACGTTCCGGACTCGTCACCAATCCGGAACAATTTCATGTAGTGTAAACCTAGTCTCAATCAAATTTTGGAGCCATTTAATTTAAAGTTAAAAAGATGAGTAGAATCCGTAATAGATTGTTTTATGACACGATATTTCTACACAACCTGCAAATTTTTCCATATCGGTTCTAATCTGCTGCTGAGTAGCTCAACGAGATTAAAATCAAGGGggataaaagaaataaaacgaTCCTGTGAAATGAGAAAATCTCGCCTGCTTTCCGCACTCTTTTCTGACGCCTCGCCGCTCATCTTTCCAACCTAAGCAAGCTTTATACTCTAAAACCtgtatttttgaagaaaattgagacaaaacaataaaaatccCGTTGCTTAAAAATCTCGTTCAGAAATTTTCTGTAAAATatgtaattactgggttgccctatgggaaacccagtcggaaaataggtagatttccgttttagtatttttttccgtatcggtaaaagtcttgcctgttactcccctggtgagtggtgtctttgtgcatagagccttctgcgcgtattttcttaggatcgagagggtagtggaactgcgtagatttctctggtggacacagtagaatcattaacttagcctgcaatggcgtcgaaagtcatgcaacgcgaatggcgttttagtggatccttaaacaaaatatacccttatggagctcaataatagaaaatcagttggataaactaggcatgaatctcaaaagcgacgagtactggacttcgacaacaatctatcgcccgtcgagacgaaatcaaagtgagcagtttttacctgaagtacatggtaatttgacgcaattgagtttcttgtcttcacgcacgcaatgaaataggaagaggttttcgcctctaagagcaaatatgttgtttgtttcaataaaattttcgctggaaagggattctgtggtattttctgcctttgtgaattataataggTTGAAATGTGACATGGGAGAagatttttagtattgctctgtaagcaggaagggttcacagacctgttggaagcgtgcttgagtttcaacaaaatgagccccaaaatcagtgaaaacttgtgacgcagatgaataataaagtagctgctatttccaaaatgatggaattacctggtgataaataacgtcgtacgcgtcttggagagtaaattttgactttgcataaataagagttgggcgattgtgatctttgttttgacttcgctcatttcattgtcaaactttataacacttgacagaaaaaggaacttacaaaaacccggtatcttgccatcatttgacacagatacttcactgtttggcgagtaaacataccgcggtaacttaatcacggcgcccgctgaattccggccatgtcactttcgattttgcaatttacttgaacgtagcaaaaatctcccaaaatgtttatcgctgatcgtaactttttatattctatattcacggttcaaaattaatgttgtttccatgtcgtaaatattttattctcgatagACCGTcggggaaacttccttctgctctttcttatcaatagttatttgctttttcatcaatatttgttttgcataaagcaagctaacaggatctgtaccttgctgagttcgcatttgttagcgttaatactttagtagtattttcggtcagatgtttttgttttttatgaggggtttattgttttggtctcccatcctaacattaaccccgcgaaacagggcttgacttcagtgaagtttagtattacaaagctgtcagatgcttagagggcacacttgtcgtgaaaagaagttgtgagggaacttgaaaattatcaacgtgtcagcccagaagccaatgtttcgcGCTTcgcttttatttgttattcttcagagactggaatgctgtatttcaataccacacaattcactgccttctgattttctgtagcacttaccacaggcaagccagtgtatgcttcacagaagcatctcgttttaaTAAGAAAATTGGGAAAACTGGCTCACCTTTCTGAGAGGTGGCCAAAATGAACTGTGTCGCCACCGCGACAGAGGTGTAGGCCGTCAAGTCCTTGCATACGGTGGTTGCGCCCGCAGTGCACGCGGCAGTCAAAATTTTAGTGTCCTAACGTAAGTGTTACGTTTCATGTGTGCCTAAATGACATAGTTTATTTAGCTGCAACAAATGCCACTCGAAATGAACCGATCATgggtatttttcttattttttttcccaagttAAACAAATATAAAGGCAACATTAAAATTGCTTTGACCTATTCTAATAGTTGGCTAGAGATTTCTGGGTTAAATTCGACGAAGAACAAGCTATTTAGTGTATAATTTCTAAGCTAAAGTCTTGCCTTGAGAAAATAAGCCAGAGAGTTGCCGGACGCGGGTAACCCGGTTTTGGCGCCAAACTTAAAGTTTAAAAcccaaaaatgtttcaaatttttaatttgttactacTGTATCTGTTGTAGTATCTCGTTTTTTAAATCGTCTGTGGGTTATCGGTGTGGTCTCCAGAGAGAAAAGTTCCCAGATTTAAATGCCTTTCGTATGAACATTCATTCTCCTGTAGCAATAATTTGTATAAACATTTCACCGATTACCGTCCCCAACCAAAACCGTCCCTAAGCTGCAAGGAGGCCACCGATTTATTTCTAGACAAGGACTTAAGCCCCTGCCAACGGAAAGCCAGAGAGGGAACGATCTGAAGTTTCTCGTACAAATGTACTTTGGACTGGAGGAAGGTTTCAACAAACTCCTTCGAAGCCGAGTCCTGTCGGCGAAGTCTTCCTCTGCCGAATAAGTCCACCTTCAATAAAATCTTGAATTCGCTCTACTGATCCagtccatattattgcaaatatTCACCGTATAAAGCTGTTGTAATATAATCTAAAATTCATGTATATAAATGAAGAGATCGATAGGCTAGGACTAAATGTCGATATCGAAGACGATcaactgaaatttcaatattttgtatcTAACCAATAATAGAGCACATAATTGCTATGACGTCAGGACACTAAAATTTTTCCCGCCCCCGCTTCCGGTAGGCCTTCTCCAAGGCCGCGTCCAAGgtatcttaaggtccctattatccTCGCCACACACCCTCGCTTCCTTTATTTTTTGTATCGTATTGTGATGTCGAGGAAGGCTCGATTGACCAGCCGTTTTGTGCGCCCGCGTTCCTCCACTCACACCACGGCTGGATGACTGGtccagccaattgtattttccaCCAATCGCAAAGTTGCCTACCTGCCAAGCTACAAAATACAATTGCAAAAGGTGCTACTTTACGGACAACCGTCGTGGACCAGTGATACAGCCGTTCGTGGGAAGGAGGATGTTAACCGCACTCCGAAAACGGCTGGAAAaaatgtatacaaaaatttggttttatcaacggagttgataatgtaaattggccaccgtacagagattctaaaagctgacgtttcgagcgttagcccttcgtcagagcaaatcgagggattatggatTACGAAAAGTTTTTATAATatagtaggagctacgctaccgacgacgatgccaagcttgaagaaactcaccaaggagctacgccaggaaatcgtaagttatctttttccttttcccacacttagcagtaacttagctttccgtttagccactctcattttcgccaaaactaggttttgtagtcacatcaacttcatcggccgttgcctcaattctaaagccattcctaaaggttttcgctcgaactttcatgcgtctacattctctcactcaaatcattatcttcaccaaattcgatgtgcgcaaaattctttttcacgtaatattatgaggatcacaattagagctatgtgccaaaaacgattcgcacttgacaaacaaattcttcattgccgctccgaaatttccaaaatctgtccagcaattttattacaatcgattcgcgctaaaatccgacaacttaattctggactgtttgaccatttacaccaaaccgagactctaaaacttcaacaattaataggtccgcaaattaccgacgacactgcattgcatagccataataccgtagttACAATTCCataaaatcttccgcttactgactcagcgaaatctgttctcagtaagggcctaaagtttgtccctattaccaaacgcaccaacgaattttctattaagcaagatgttgaaaaattccttcgccgggtccagttaaaagccttttttcacgacaaagagaaTAATTaagacacttctaataaagataatTTTGAAACACATCTAGATCGCAAATCCAAAGGGGCGCcgccagagggacaatttgcctctttagattttttcaccaaaaaatgccgtcacgacattcacaaacttaaattcaatcgcaacactaaattttccaacctttcctcggaagagtgggcggcgcttaaaaatcttagtaaacgcaacgacatagttgtcaaatcggccgacaaaggcggcgcggtagttgttttgcggtccgacctttactaaaaaaaatctttgcgacaactttcggataccttgttttatgccaaaatccctaaagatctcacttccaaaaatcaaaaacttgtcaaagacaccattcaaaatcttatagttaatcaagaattaccggacactgccactaatctcatcatcaacacccctagaacttcgtgcatttacttcttgcctaaaattcacaaacccaacaacccaggtcgacctatcgtttctgcctgtagttgccccaccgaactcatttctagctacttagacaggattatgacgcctatcgtcaaatctttgccatcatacattaaagacagtacacacgcactacaaattttccgcgatttcaatttctccggccaagacaaacttattttcaccatggacattacatctctttacacagtcattcctagtagcgaaggtcttcaagcacttaaacactttttcgatcaacgcactgtcaaagaacctagctcggaaacgctcctccgccttgccgaactagttttaacgcttaactgtttttcattcgccggcaactctTACAAACAagttaatggtgtagcgatggacACAAGAAtaggacctagctatgccaatctttttgtaggatatgttgaacaccaattttttaatcagtacaacggccccaaacctgaactctacggccgctacatcgacgactgcattggcgctatttcatccagcagagaagaactcgatcaatttataacctccgtcaactcttttcatccggctcttaaatatacctgggaaatttcggaaacttcattggctttcctagatttcaaagtttctattagaggcaacgtgctatgtactagtgtgcactacaaacctacagattcacacagttatttgttgtattcatcgtcacatccatcacatgtcaagaactccattccttattctcaatttcttagacttcgacgtctatgtagtgatgactccgatttttccagcaaatcagaggagatgtgccagttcttcgaaaaacgtggccatcctgtctctgtggtcaaagcgggccatcatcgcgcccaacaatttgatccacagtcatcactacaaacgtcacaaaaagataagaatgacagaattccattcaccctcactttccatcctcataatcacgcagtcaaaagcatcattcttagtaattttaaattactccaaaatgatcccgagactggtagaatcttttcgcaacctccacttatttcattcagacgggacaaaaacgtaggcaactttttagttagaagggCGCTCAAGACTAACGAgaaacccggcactttcaaatgcgcgcgctcacgatgcgaaacttgtcttttcattgttaacactagcaagatatcgggacctaagcgatctgttaagatcaccgatcgtttcacatgtacctccgcaaatgtcatttattgcataacgtgtaCGTTacgcaataaattatacattggtgagacaggtagacgactaggtgaccgattccgtgaacaccttcgcgatgttgagaagaatgaagAGGATTCATCTAAGCCAGGCGCTCggcattttaatctgcctaaccactcccaaaaacacatggctatctgcggcctttccctacatctaggtacgacggaaagccgcaagaatctggaacaaaaattcaactTTCATATCgacacccttaatcctcacggtattaacgaacgcttttcatttaactaatatattgtTCCTATTtctcacgttgccatgttaccaccaatagcgtagcttctactctactataaaaactacacgtaacccataatccctcgattcgctctgacgaagggctaacgctcgaaacgtcagcttttagaatctctgtacggtggccaatttacattatcaactccgttgataaaatcaaatttttgtatactacttccccaccgacgcagcaccacagtttctttagaaactaccccttcattcatttggaAAAAATGGAGCCTAGATGTCTTCTGGTCTAACAACATGCTATACtatgagaaatttattttaacatCAAGGTTTGCAAAttataatgacgatgatgataattcAAAGACGGAAAtgtttgaaatatttgaagTTGTCCGCGGAAATCAAATGCTGTTTTCCTCTGAGggaattgttaaaaaaaaaaaaaaaaaaaaaacttatttcatTTCCGAATAGCTTTTTTATATCTTATCTATTAAGAATCCAAGCGTTCCATCTATCGTAATCATCGTTCAAACTTCATTAACGTTTTTTTCTCAGTTCTTGTTGTCTTTGTTACCTTTCGCCTATTCATTAGTTGCTTAAATTTCTACTTGTTTTCGTTTCATTAGTATGCGTAATGGCGATAAGCCTTTCGCATGATTAATTACAATGTAAGTAGTCATTTGCAATCGCCTCTTAACCTTGATTAACATTTTTCGCTTTGTCTATTTCACCGCTTTTACGTTATTTTGTTTCGTTCATTTTATAGCTTCAACCCCGTGCACTTCTATCGTTCAAGGCATTTGCTGCTCGTAATCTTCTTGAAATCGGTGTTTGTGTGTCTACGTGGTGTTGGAAATTCCGGACTCGTATTAGTCCCGTCCTCAGCAAAACAATCTCACGCTTTCGCCAGGTTTCCCTTCTACTGATATTAACTGAAAAGCAACGCTACTTACAAAGTGAGTTATTGAGTAATGAATATTGTCTCATAAAATGGCGGACTTGACTGCCTCGAATTTAACAAACTTTACTAAAGAAATGGATTCTATTACGCACTCGGACGCAACACAACACGGCCTCAGAGTTTTCTTAATCGTTAACATAATCATGAACAGCATCGCCTGTCCATTGACAATTGGACTTAATGTGTTGGTGATACTTGCTATAAGAAGAAGACGCAGTCTTCAGAGTAACGCGAACATTATGTTAGCATGTCTGGCAACCACTGACGTTTTGACAGGTCTAGACGTTCAGCCAACTTTCATTATTTGGAACATATCTCAGTTAGTTGGTGACGAGGAACGTTTTACCGGCTTCCTCGTTTTACAATGGTTTCTCTTTCCCTGGTTTTCTCTTTCCTCGTGTCTGCATCTGATGGCAGTTGTTTGTGAGAGACTGATTGCGATAAAATTTCCTTACCACTACCCCAGCGTTGTGACAAAAAGAAACATGAAGTTAGCAATCTTGTTTTGTTGGATATATAGTGGTTTATGCCGCACTAGCATGTTTTTATTAGGTAAAAAAGCTGGCAGTCTCTATGGTATATTGGCTTCTCATATCCCAATTGTGTGCGTAATTTTCGTTTCGTCTTCCTATGTTGTCCTGTACTCTGAGACCCGTCGGCATCAAAAGTTGATTAAAGATCAATGCCTTTCGCAAGAAGATGTAAAAAGGTTCTTAAAGGATAGGAAAGCGCTGAAGACGACTGTGTTCGTAGTCGCTGCTCTTGGAATATGTTTGTTACCCGTTATTTTGTACATTGTAATGGTAAATTACGACAACAGAGTCTATCTTGTGCGAGGAGGAGTTTATACCTCAGTCACGCTTAACTCGCTTCTTAATCCACTGATTTACTGCTGGCGCCAACAAGAACTAAGGGAATTTATACTTCGACCATTCTCGCACACTGTAAATCCAATTAATTAGAACTTCTCTATCATGACTTGTGGGGAAAATTGACAAGAATTGTAATTGCGGGCGAGCAAGAGGAGTGCGCAAACCTAATTTCAAGTCTACTTGGTATTGATCATGCGCAGTACGTATGTGGTGAGATACAAAGAGTAAATGGAATGCATAGGCGCAATTTGACTCCAATGTGCCCGTAAAGTTCAGTTGTTTCGCAATCTGATCACGAGCGTTAAGAATAACCAGACAGTGTGACTCCTAAAACAACTTGAGTTTTCAGAACACTCATTTTATTAATATAATATATCTGACAACATCCCTTGTTTCGTTCCAGAATAAGTGGGATACATTGCGATAAAACCGTAATGGAAATCCCACATTGGGATTTTATgctgaaataaaattataaaaatgcaCCATATATCGAGATTTTTCAAACCTGTCTTGGCCTACTAAACTTCAGTCAGTTCGATTTCTTAAAAAGTGGTATATTGTCGGTCAAATCCAGCCTCAGTTTGAATCCGTTTTCAACCCAGTTTAAATTGGTGACGCTCATTTTACACAGGTtaaatatgcactctacctagtttaaagcagctatcaaccccccacGGATTTATCGGCAATAGTTACGCCATCACAAATTGCGGTTTAATAAAGGGGAAAACGTTAACTTGCACAACATCAACtactcttttttctttcattttcacaTTTGGAACACAAAAACAGCTTTTCTGGCGTCCAAAACAATTTGCACATCATCAACTTCGctcgaaaaaaaaagataataaacTGGCATTTCTAATGAAAGTCGATGTATTTTTTTAGGGTTCTGCGAGTTTTCTTAGTTAAAAGTATTAAAGGAATGACGAGGAATATTTTCCTATTTCGTGTTATATCGTACAAGACGTTTTTTCTACCAGCAACGAATTATCGTTCTTAAGAACTAAGCTTTTAGGATTTCTATCTTGCTGTCTGATACCGAAAAATTTGATGTGGTTCTCTTTCGGCAACCCGGAAGAGTTTTCAACAATGGAAGATATTGCTTAATTTCAATCAATGGAGATTATTGAATACTACATTGAATTCTCTCAACCGTAACAGGAACcgcaaaaatatataaaaaaggGGCAAATTATTAACCTCTAATAGTGCCGGAAAGCCAAAGTTCTTTATACCAAACCCTTAAGCCAAATCTTCTTATAACTAACATTCGTTAGACGAGTAGTTTGCGTAGCTGATCACTGTGTACATATTATTTTTCTAATTTCTGGTCCATTACTTTTTGAGTTCATTATCGACCAAGAGACCACTGAAAGTGTTATCCGGTATGATCTCGTTTTATCACTATGCCTTTCCCTGTTGAAATAAAACACCTTTTTCGTTTAAAGTGActaaaaaattaagaaattgcttgaATGATCGTACAGCATGGAACAGGCTAGATTTTCAAGTTCTTCTTACTGCATTGAATCACGCCGAAAATTTAAGACAAATCGAAGACATGTCCATGAGAACGAAAAATGAAAGTCGGTGTATTTTTTAGGGTTCCGCGAGTTTTCTTAGTTAAAAGTATTAAAGGAATGACGAGGAATATTTGCCTATTTCGTATATATCGTATAAAAAGTTTTTTCTACCAGCAACGAATTATCGTTCTTAAGAACTAAGCTTTTCGGATTTCTATCTTGTTGTCTGATACCGAAAATTTTGATGTGGTTCTCTttacggcaaccggaagagttTTCAACAATGCAAGATATTGCTTAATTTCAATTACAATTAATGAATTAATGGAGATTAATGAATACTACATTGGTTTCTGTCAACCGTAACAGGAACCGCAAAAACATATAAAAAAGGGGCAAATTCTTAACCTCTAATAGTGCCGGAAAGCCAAAGTTCTTTATACCAAACCTTTATTTAAGCCAAACCTTGTTATAATTAACATTCAATTAGACAAGTAGTTTGCTTAGCTTATCACTGTGTACATATTATTTTTCTGATGTCCGGTCCGTTACTTTTCTAGTTCATTTATCGACCAAGAAACCACTAAAAGTGCATCCGGTATGATCTCGTTTTATCACTATGCCTTATTTCCCTGTTGAAATAAAACACTTTTTCCGTTGAAAGTGActaaaaaattaagaaattacTCACGCCAAGAATTTTAGAG
This window harbors:
- the LOC138052377 gene encoding beta-2 adrenergic receptor-like, with product MADLTASNLTNFTKEMDSITHSDATQHGLRVFLIVNIIMNSIACPLTIGLNVLVILAIRRRRSLQSNANIMLACLATTDVLTGLDVQPTFIIWNISQLVGDEERFTGFLVLQWFLFPWFSLSSCLHLMAVVCERLIAIKFPYHYPSVVTKRNMKLAILFCWIYSGLCRTSMFLLGKKAGSLYGILASHIPIVCVIFVSSSYVVLYSETRRHQKLIKDQCLSQEDVKRFLKDRKALKTTVFVVAALGICLLPVILYIVMVNYDNRVYLVRGGVYTSVTLNSLLNPLIYCWRQQELREFILRPFSHTVNPIN